One window from the genome of Deltaproteobacteria bacterium encodes:
- a CDS encoding cyclic nucleotide-binding domain-containing protein, with the protein MKPIVAALTDVGRVRTNNEDAFFTSVEDGIYIVCDGMGGHNAGEVASQMTCEVVARELKSEKTQAALAKFSESGKTKDSKSLRKLMEAAITTACREVFGSASKDSEKAGMGTTCTVVLLADHGKGILGHVGDSRLYVMRRDTVHQLSEDHTYVNELVKRGIINRSEAQDHPQGNVLSRALGVQPSVAVDTMIFDIDPGDTYMLCSDGVYNYYGEHKELAAPLSSANLTGGIEQIVKTALDRGGHDNATVVAFRFSDQAEADTATVAAEERIAILKQIPVFSHLNYNELVKVLGLTQIDKFEAGVELISEGQAGEEMYVVLSGDTEILKGGKVITTLPAGVHLGEMAMVDNAPRSATARAKNDCNVLTMKRGEFFSIVRSEPVIATKLLWSLVQVLSGRLRDTNEALQGARKELAGDEHTGSFEILFDDGDT; encoded by the coding sequence ATGAAACCTATTGTAGCGGCACTTACTGACGTTGGCCGAGTGCGGACCAACAACGAAGACGCCTTCTTCACGAGTGTGGAAGACGGCATTTATATCGTTTGCGACGGCATGGGCGGTCACAACGCCGGCGAAGTCGCCAGCCAGATGACATGCGAGGTTGTCGCGCGGGAACTCAAGTCTGAAAAAACCCAGGCTGCCCTCGCAAAATTCAGCGAATCCGGCAAAACAAAAGACAGCAAGAGCCTCCGTAAGCTCATGGAAGCAGCCATTACCACTGCCTGCCGTGAAGTATTCGGAAGCGCCTCGAAAGACTCCGAAAAAGCGGGCATGGGTACTACCTGCACCGTTGTACTCTTGGCAGACCACGGAAAAGGTATTCTTGGTCACGTTGGTGATTCACGGCTCTATGTGATGCGCCGAGACACCGTGCACCAGCTCTCTGAAGACCACACCTACGTAAACGAACTCGTCAAACGCGGAATCATCAACCGCAGCGAAGCCCAAGACCACCCACAAGGCAATGTGCTCTCTCGGGCTCTGGGTGTTCAACCATCCGTCGCCGTCGATACAATGATTTTCGATATCGATCCGGGCGACACATACATGCTCTGCTCCGACGGCGTCTATAACTACTACGGAGAACACAAAGAGCTGGCCGCGCCCCTAAGCAGCGCTAACCTCACCGGCGGTATCGAACAAATCGTTAAAACCGCTCTCGACCGTGGTGGCCACGACAATGCGACGGTTGTAGCCTTTCGTTTTTCAGACCAAGCCGAAGCCGATACTGCCACCGTGGCCGCAGAAGAACGAATCGCCATCCTCAAGCAGATTCCTGTCTTTAGCCACCTCAATTACAATGAGCTGGTGAAAGTACTAGGACTCACCCAAATCGATAAATTCGAGGCAGGCGTTGAGCTCATCAGTGAAGGCCAAGCCGGGGAAGAGATGTATGTGGTTCTGTCTGGAGACACAGAGATTCTCAAAGGTGGAAAAGTGATTACCACCCTACCTGCCGGGGTCCACCTGGGTGAAATGGCCATGGTCGATAACGCACCTCGTTCGGCAACGGCTCGCGCTAAAAATGACTGCAACGTGCTAACGATGAAGCGAGGAGAGTTTTTCTCCATTGTTCGAAGCGAACCTGTGATTGCTACCAAGCTTCTGTGGAGCCTGGTTCAGGTGCTCAGTGGCCGTT